A single Tenacibaculum sp. Bg11-29 DNA region contains:
- a CDS encoding DUF4159 domain-containing protein, producing MKSIILFLFILNFSSVFSQQIAVLKYKGGGDWYANPTALPNLVQFSNANTNTSINKDIQTITLNDDTVNNYPIVFATGHGNIFFTNEEVKNLKNYLISGGFLHISDNYGLDKYIRRELKKVFPDIQLQKIPNNHPIYHQTFSFPKGLPKIHEHDKKPAQGFGLFYKNRLIVFYDYESDLNDGWEDAVVHNNSKETRVKALKMGANIIEYAFKH from the coding sequence ATGAAAAGCATTATCCTATTTTTATTTATCCTTAATTTTTCTTCTGTTTTCTCACAACAGATTGCTGTTTTAAAATACAAAGGAGGAGGTGATTGGTATGCTAACCCTACTGCTTTACCTAACTTAGTACAATTTAGTAACGCTAACACCAATACATCTATTAATAAAGATATCCAAACCATTACACTTAATGACGATACAGTTAATAATTACCCCATTGTATTTGCAACTGGTCATGGCAATATTTTTTTCACTAATGAAGAAGTTAAAAATTTAAAAAACTATTTAATTTCTGGAGGTTTCTTACATATTTCGGATAATTACGGTTTAGATAAATACATAAGAAGAGAATTAAAAAAAGTTTTTCCTGATATTCAACTTCAAAAAATACCAAATAATCACCCCATTTATCACCAAACTTTTTCTTTTCCTAAAGGTTTACCTAAAATACATGAACACGATAAAAAACCAGCACAAGGTTTTGGGCTTTTTTATAAAAATCGCTTGATTGTTTTTTATGATTATGAAAGCGATTTAAATGATGGATGGGAAGATGCAGTTGTACATAATAATTCTAAAGAAACAAGGGTAAAAGCTTTAAAAATGGGAGCCAATATTATAGAATATGCTTTTAAACATTAA
- a CDS encoding AraC family transcriptional regulator, whose amino-acid sequence MDIPVLFNFFLLLSALHGFTFSVILFCSKNGKEKSMRYLNLLILAISLNNIQSWALEKHLLQHKFALEYLQIPWHFLAMPFLYMFLIHYLNLAKKSYNLLKIITPLFIVIVFTQIIFVYNYSGSPSKHKLDYIYERYTSFEEIFSLIISLSIFIYSFYILYKKEKLFPKILSFDNLKWIHSFFKLTAIGYALWIIALAVKVKMNFTGFLFSYYPLRIYTTVLIYWLGYQGLRQIRIFKERKQIRESLLIDLNGDFSVETINLNHQETSSEKHKEQFFEINNFIKKNKKFLVPKYTLQSLSKDTKLSSSTLSLIINNIANKSFTDYLNEMRVEQAKLLLLDPNYSNYTITSIGLESGFNSKSTFYTVFKKHSSCTPVQFKNTSISIN is encoded by the coding sequence TTGGATATACCTGTTTTATTTAATTTCTTCTTGCTTTTAAGTGCCTTACATGGTTTTACTTTTAGCGTTATTCTTTTTTGTTCAAAAAACGGAAAAGAAAAAAGCATGCGTTATTTAAACCTATTAATACTAGCTATTTCTTTAAACAATATTCAATCATGGGCATTAGAAAAACATTTACTTCAGCATAAATTTGCTTTAGAATACTTACAAATACCATGGCACTTTTTAGCAATGCCTTTTTTATACATGTTTTTAATTCACTATTTAAACCTAGCTAAAAAGTCATATAATCTCTTAAAAATAATAACCCCTTTATTTATTGTAATTGTATTTACTCAAATAATTTTTGTTTATAACTACAGTGGTTCACCATCTAAACATAAACTAGATTATATATACGAGAGGTATACTTCTTTTGAAGAGATTTTTAGCCTAATTATATCATTAAGTATTTTCATTTACTCTTTTTATATACTTTATAAAAAAGAAAAACTTTTTCCTAAAATATTATCTTTTGATAATTTAAAATGGATTCATAGCTTTTTTAAACTAACTGCTATCGGGTATGCATTGTGGATAATAGCCTTAGCTGTAAAAGTAAAAATGAATTTTACAGGTTTTTTATTCTCATATTACCCTCTTAGAATATATACAACTGTACTTATATATTGGTTAGGTTACCAAGGATTAAGACAAATAAGAATTTTTAAAGAACGTAAACAAATAAGGGAATCTTTATTAATTGATTTAAATGGTGATTTTAGTGTTGAAACAATTAATTTAAACCACCAAGAAACATCCTCTGAAAAACACAAAGAACAATTTTTTGAAATAAATAACTTTATTAAAAAAAACAAAAAATTCTTAGTTCCAAAATATACCTTACAAAGCTTATCAAAAGATACTAAATTAAGTTCAAGCACCCTTTCTTTAATCATTAACAATATAGCGAATAAGTCTTTTACAGATTATCTTAATGAAATGAGAGTTGAGCAAGCTAAATTACTTTTACTCGACCCTAATTATTCCAATTACACTATTACCTCAATAGGCTTAGAATCTGGATTCAACTCTAAATCAACATTTTACACAGTATTTAAAAAACATTCATCTTGTACTCCTGTTCAATTTAAGAATACATCAATTTCAATAAATTAA
- a CDS encoding 16S rRNA (uracil(1498)-N(3))-methyltransferase → MQLFFNQNITTETKKITFEKEESRHIVRVLRKKEGDVLHITNGKGFLFSVEISIANDKRCLATIIKQEEKLNNRDYYLHVAIAPTKNNDRLEWFLEKATEIGIDEITPIICDNSERKVVKIERLSKIVQSAMKQSLQFTLPKLNNPIKFSDFIKQDFIEETFIAHCEEGSEKKLLKNIAAPNSKYTILIGPEGDFSTKEIEKSLTSKFIPISLGENRLRTETAGINVVQSIAFIHQ, encoded by the coding sequence ATGCAATTATTTTTCAATCAAAATATTACCACAGAAACAAAGAAAATAACTTTTGAAAAAGAAGAAAGTAGACATATTGTTCGGGTTTTAAGAAAAAAAGAAGGCGACGTACTACATATAACAAACGGTAAAGGCTTTTTATTTTCTGTAGAAATTTCTATTGCAAACGATAAAAGATGTCTTGCAACAATTATAAAACAAGAAGAAAAACTCAATAATAGAGATTATTACTTACATGTTGCTATAGCTCCTACAAAAAACAACGATAGATTGGAGTGGTTTTTAGAAAAAGCTACCGAAATAGGAATTGATGAAATTACCCCAATTATCTGTGATAACTCAGAAAGAAAAGTAGTTAAGATTGAGCGATTATCTAAAATTGTGCAATCTGCTATGAAGCAATCGTTACAATTTACACTTCCTAAACTTAACAATCCTATAAAATTTTCTGATTTTATTAAGCAAGATTTTATTGAGGAAACATTTATTGCACATTGCGAAGAAGGATCAGAAAAAAAACTTTTAAAAAATATTGCAGCACCAAACTCAAAATACACAATTCTAATAGGGCCTGAAGGTGACTTTTCTACAAAAGAAATTGAAAAATCATTAACTTCTAAATTCATTCCTATTTCATTAGGTGAAAATCGACTTCGTACAGAAACAGCAGGTATTAATGTTGTACAAAGTATTGCTTTTATACATCAGTAA
- a CDS encoding GNAT family N-acetyltransferase, whose product MIKIKEITSKKEMKQFVKFPFSLYKNNKYWVPPIIKDEVNNFDKNKNPVFEHAKANFFIALENEKIVGRVVAIINTYEVNKQQIKKIRFGWFDVIDDIKVTEALLNKVKEIGKKNNLEYIEGPVGFNNLDKTGILVEGFDHIGTMITWYNHPYYSKHLEQLGFKKEKEYLENKFLFKNVDAVKYGKASNLIQRRYELKPLDFTSTKEIMPYVDEMFELFSHTYSKLSTYVPISNAQVEHFKEKYISFINPEYIKFVVDKNNKLVAFAIVMPSFSKALQKGKGKLFPFGLFHLLNARKNSKDVTFYLIGVHPEYQNKGVIAIIFKQYCNTFSERGIINCIRTPELEDNEAIHKVWKDFDPTTHKRRRTYKLDL is encoded by the coding sequence ATGATTAAAATTAAAGAAATAACATCTAAAAAGGAAATGAAACAATTTGTTAAATTTCCTTTTTCTCTTTATAAAAATAATAAATACTGGGTTCCTCCTATCATAAAAGATGAAGTTAATAACTTCGACAAAAATAAAAACCCTGTTTTTGAGCACGCAAAAGCTAATTTTTTTATTGCTTTAGAAAACGAAAAAATCGTAGGAAGAGTTGTTGCCATTATTAATACTTATGAAGTAAATAAACAACAGATTAAAAAAATACGTTTTGGTTGGTTTGATGTTATTGATGATATAAAAGTAACAGAAGCTTTACTTAATAAAGTTAAAGAGATTGGTAAAAAAAACAACTTAGAATACATTGAAGGACCTGTTGGTTTTAATAATTTAGATAAAACAGGCATATTGGTTGAAGGCTTCGACCATATAGGTACTATGATTACTTGGTATAATCACCCATATTATTCAAAACATCTTGAACAATTAGGCTTTAAAAAAGAAAAAGAATATTTAGAAAATAAATTTCTTTTTAAAAATGTTGATGCTGTAAAATACGGAAAAGCTAGTAACTTAATTCAAAGAAGATATGAATTAAAACCTTTAGACTTTACTTCCACAAAAGAAATAATGCCATATGTAGATGAAATGTTTGAATTATTTAGTCATACTTATTCAAAACTTTCAACATATGTACCTATTTCTAATGCTCAAGTAGAGCATTTTAAAGAAAAATACATTAGCTTTATTAACCCCGAATATATAAAATTTGTTGTAGATAAGAATAATAAGCTGGTAGCATTTGCTATTGTAATGCCTTCTTTCTCTAAAGCTTTGCAAAAAGGAAAAGGAAAACTTTTTCCCTTCGGACTCTTTCACTTACTTAATGCTAGAAAAAATTCTAAAGATGTAACATTTTATTTAATAGGTGTGCATCCCGAATATCAGAATAAAGGTGTTATTGCTATAATTTTTAAACAATATTGTAATACTTTTTCTGAAAGAGGAATAATTAACTGTATTAGGACTCCAGAATTAGAGGATAATGAAGCTATACATAAAGTATGGAAAGACTTTGATCCGACAACACATAAACGAAGAAGAACATATAAACTTGATTTATAA
- a CDS encoding transporter, whose product MTKKLILLFAFFSTFVVKAQYTTVINSNRPGFSESPYSVGSGVYQFESSLFFRKASATPTFSNPQALGLNLLFRTSFFSEKLEFNLNTSLQYDKIAFKNVFESSYSKTGLSKFTLGAKYLVYAPKYNDKKEEIRSWKARHSFDYKRLIPHVGVYVGANLGSFLTDYHKKGGISTKVGILLQNEISSKLYVITNLYYDNIGSDFSEYSYIITGTYNYNDYWSGFAELQGIFEKYQKKTNIGVGAAYLFNENLQFNATLRGKLQQKEVGLYTGLGVSYRLNRHEDKFVELDEFGNKIEEQEPVKYDENKGFFGRLFSKAKGLFKKKNKKTVIIKEGDTEEEITINKPKRERSKSLVDVIIKEDKKDKKKTTKAEKKAAKKEKKKAEKDVKNKEKERLKFEKNIKKEEEKEQKRKEKERLKLEKNIQKEKENEAKQKEKERLKLEKEIKKLEEDLKKEEEKEQKKDN is encoded by the coding sequence ATGACTAAGAAACTTATTTTGCTTTTTGCTTTTTTCTCAACTTTCGTTGTAAAGGCTCAATATACTACGGTGATAAATTCAAATCGCCCAGGGTTTTCTGAAAGCCCATACAGTGTTGGTTCAGGCGTTTATCAATTTGAGAGCAGTTTGTTTTTTAGAAAAGCAAGCGCAACTCCTACTTTTAGCAATCCACAAGCTTTAGGTTTAAATTTATTATTTAGAACTAGTTTTTTTTCTGAAAAGTTAGAATTTAATCTTAATACATCGCTTCAATACGATAAAATTGCATTCAAAAATGTTTTTGAGTCTTCTTATAGTAAAACAGGATTAAGTAAATTTACATTAGGAGCTAAGTATTTGGTTTATGCACCAAAATACAATGATAAAAAAGAAGAAATAAGAAGTTGGAAAGCTAGGCATTCGTTTGATTATAAAAGACTCATACCTCATGTAGGTGTGTATGTTGGTGCAAACTTGGGGAGTTTTTTAACTGATTATCATAAAAAAGGAGGTATTAGTACAAAAGTTGGTATTTTACTTCAAAATGAAATTTCAAGTAAATTATATGTAATTACTAACTTATATTATGACAATATTGGTAGTGATTTTTCAGAATACTCATATATAATTACTGGTACTTATAATTACAATGATTATTGGTCTGGTTTTGCAGAACTACAAGGAATCTTTGAAAAATATCAAAAGAAAACAAATATAGGTGTTGGTGCTGCTTATTTATTTAACGAAAACCTACAATTTAACGCAACACTTAGAGGAAAATTACAACAAAAAGAAGTTGGTCTTTACACTGGGCTTGGAGTTTCTTACAGATTAAATAGACATGAAGATAAATTTGTTGAACTAGACGAGTTTGGAAATAAAATTGAAGAACAAGAACCAGTTAAATATGATGAAAACAAAGGTTTCTTCGGTCGTCTATTCAGTAAAGCAAAAGGTTTATTTAAAAAGAAAAATAAAAAAACCGTTATTATAAAAGAAGGTGATACAGAAGAAGAAATAACTATTAATAAGCCAAAAAGAGAACGCTCTAAATCGTTAGTTGATGTTATAATTAAGGAAGATAAAAAAGATAAAAAGAAAACTACAAAAGCTGAAAAGAAAGCTGCTAAAAAAGAAAAAAAGAAAGCTGAAAAGGATGTTAAAAATAAAGAAAAAGAACGTTTAAAATTTGAGAAAAACATAAAAAAAGAAGAAGAAAAAGAACAAAAACGTAAAGAAAAAGAACGTTTAAAGCTCGAAAAAAACATACAGAAAGAAAAAGAAAATGAAGCTAAACAGAAAGAAAAAGAACGTTTAAAACTTGAGAAAGAAATAAAAAAACTTGAAGAAGATTTAAAAAAGGAAGAAGAAAAAGAACAAAAGAAGGATAATTAA
- a CDS encoding DUF4834 family protein translates to MTHINEAGPMNFLKTIFIIVLIYYIVKFFVKLFAPYLLKKAVDKVQKKAEQQYKNKQRETTVEEGKTVVDKTPKNTKQSNNSVGEYVDFEEID, encoded by the coding sequence ATGACACATATAAATGAAGCTGGACCTATGAATTTTTTAAAAACTATTTTTATAATAGTACTAATCTATTATATAGTTAAATTTTTTGTTAAGCTGTTTGCTCCATATTTATTGAAAAAAGCAGTAGATAAAGTTCAGAAAAAAGCTGAGCAGCAATATAAAAACAAACAAAGAGAAACGACTGTAGAAGAAGGAAAAACAGTAGTAGATAAAACACCTAAAAATACCAAGCAAAGCAATAATTCGGTAGGAGAATATGTTGATTTTGAAGAAATAGATTAA
- a CDS encoding YfhO family protein: protein MNFKKYIPHAITIVVFAIISLLYFNPVLSGKQIKQNDITQFIGMSKQVKDYRIEKNEEPYWLGNAFSGMPAYQVSAYYPNDFVRYIDKVIRFLPRPADYLFLYFLGFFLLLIALKVDWKLAILGSLSFGFSTYLIIIFGAGHNAKAHAIGYMPMVIAGVLYIFRKKYLVGFVITAFAMALEVYTNHPQMTYYLGFCLLILVIVEFIEAFKTKILPVFAKQAAVLLAAMFIGLGVNSTRLLSMKQYADFSTRGKSELTINSDGLPKERSTGLDKSYITEYSYGIAETFNLIIPRFMGGGTVEKLGEDSNFYQVLEQNAGKSVAKDYSNSVLTYWGTQPIVEAPAYIGVILFFLFFLGVFLVKGKLKYWLVSATIFSIVLSWGKNFAGVTNFFIDYVPLYNKFRAVSSIQVIAELCVPLLGIIALRDFFSSKFSLEEKENALKKAFYILGGITLVFVLFGSSLFAFEGLRDSQYQQLPELIGALISDRKAMLFNDSVRSFLLVLGSAALLWFYLKGKLKQVPVLIVLGGFIVFDLVSVDIKYVNKEDFTSARKVLKPFTPTKIDKEILKDKSHYRVANFSVNPMQDGRTSYFHNSIGGYHAAKMKRYQELFEYQISKNNIEVLNMLNAKYFIVADDKFQENKDANGNAWFIDRLKIVNTANEEIKALDSLNTKSEAVLNSEKLTAKLPSLIYRKDATSYINLVKNDITALTYDVDVKEKQFAVFSEIYYKDGWNAYLDGKLVPHYSVNYVLRGMEIPKGSHNVIFKYEPTIISTGNIVTLFSYALLLLIPIGWFVIRKKKNK, encoded by the coding sequence ATGAATTTTAAAAAATATATTCCGCATGCAATTACGATTGTTGTTTTTGCAATTATATCACTGTTATATTTTAATCCAGTTTTAAGTGGTAAGCAGATAAAACAGAATGACATTACCCAGTTTATAGGAATGTCTAAGCAGGTTAAAGATTATAGAATTGAAAAAAATGAAGAACCTTATTGGTTAGGAAATGCTTTTAGTGGTATGCCAGCCTATCAGGTTAGTGCTTATTATCCGAATGATTTTGTAAGATATATTGATAAAGTAATACGGTTTTTACCAAGGCCTGCAGATTATTTGTTTTTATACTTCTTAGGTTTTTTCTTATTACTAATAGCTTTAAAAGTTGATTGGAAATTAGCAATTTTAGGAAGTTTGTCCTTTGGTTTTTCTACGTATTTGATAATTATTTTTGGAGCAGGACACAATGCAAAAGCACATGCTATTGGTTATATGCCAATGGTAATTGCTGGAGTTTTATATATTTTTAGAAAAAAATATTTAGTAGGATTTGTAATTACTGCCTTCGCAATGGCCTTAGAGGTATATACAAACCACCCACAGATGACCTACTACCTTGGTTTTTGTTTGTTAATATTAGTAATTGTAGAGTTTATTGAGGCTTTTAAGACTAAAATATTACCCGTTTTTGCAAAACAAGCAGCTGTATTACTTGCGGCTATGTTTATTGGTTTAGGAGTGAATTCTACCAGACTATTATCAATGAAACAATATGCTGATTTTAGTACAAGAGGTAAATCAGAATTAACGATTAACTCAGATGGTTTACCAAAAGAAAGATCAACAGGATTAGATAAGTCTTACATAACTGAATATAGTTATGGTATTGCAGAAACATTTAATTTAATAATCCCTCGTTTTATGGGAGGAGGAACTGTTGAGAAATTAGGGGAGGATTCTAATTTTTATCAAGTTTTAGAGCAAAATGCGGGTAAAAGTGTTGCGAAAGATTATTCTAATAGTGTATTAACCTATTGGGGAACACAACCTATTGTAGAAGCACCTGCGTATATTGGTGTTATTTTATTCTTTTTATTCTTTTTAGGGGTTTTCTTGGTAAAAGGGAAATTGAAGTATTGGTTAGTGTCAGCTACCATTTTTTCTATTGTATTAAGTTGGGGGAAAAATTTTGCAGGGGTAACTAATTTCTTTATTGATTATGTGCCGTTGTATAATAAGTTTAGAGCAGTTTCTTCTATTCAAGTAATTGCAGAGTTATGTGTTCCATTATTAGGGATTATAGCTTTACGAGATTTCTTTTCATCAAAATTTTCACTAGAAGAAAAAGAAAATGCGTTAAAAAAAGCTTTTTATATTTTAGGAGGAATTACATTAGTATTTGTATTGTTTGGATCTAGTTTGTTTGCTTTTGAAGGGCTAAGAGATTCACAGTATCAACAATTACCTGAATTAATAGGGGCCTTAATTTCTGATAGAAAAGCAATGTTATTTAATGATAGTGTTCGTTCGTTTCTATTAGTTTTAGGTTCAGCAGCATTGTTATGGTTTTATTTAAAAGGAAAATTAAAACAAGTTCCGGTTTTAATTGTTTTAGGAGGATTTATTGTTTTTGATTTAGTATCAGTAGATATTAAATATGTAAATAAAGAAGATTTTACATCTGCAAGAAAAGTCTTAAAACCATTTACTCCAACAAAGATTGATAAAGAAATTTTAAAAGATAAGAGTCATTACCGTGTGGCAAATTTTAGTGTAAATCCTATGCAAGATGGTCGAACATCGTATTTTCATAATTCGATTGGAGGGTATCATGCAGCAAAAATGAAACGTTATCAAGAATTATTTGAGTATCAAATTTCAAAGAATAATATAGAAGTACTAAACATGTTAAATGCAAAGTATTTTATTGTGGCCGATGATAAATTTCAAGAAAATAAAGATGCGAACGGTAATGCTTGGTTTATAGATAGATTAAAGATTGTTAATACGGCAAATGAAGAGATAAAAGCCTTAGATAGTTTAAATACAAAAAGTGAGGCAGTTTTAAACTCAGAAAAGTTAACAGCAAAATTACCATCATTAATATATAGAAAAGATGCGACCTCGTATATTAATTTAGTGAAAAATGATATAACAGCGTTAACTTATGATGTTGATGTGAAAGAAAAGCAATTTGCAGTGTTTTCAGAAATATATTATAAAGATGGTTGGAATGCTTATTTAGATGGGAAATTAGTGCCGCATTATAGCGTAAATTATGTTTTAAGAGGTATGGAAATACCAAAAGGAAGCCATAATGTAATTTTTAAGTATGAACCAACTATAATAAGTACAGGTAATATAGTTACATTGTTTTCATATGCTCTATTATTACTAATACCAATAGGTTGGTTTGTTATTCGTAAAAAAAAGAACAAGTAA
- a CDS encoding AraC family transcriptional regulator yields MIFYRNTNIDSSFFYSKKLSRSNDLCYKIKAISGRFYGLYRLKKYNESEKLVKQVITTIDSLNKKTICFIDLKKSALNRLFWIKGNQEKYDDAYKILIKFEDLILNYPLKNKKNIRDNLGLILNKATIKNKLNLPEDALKVLRNTYSKINTPITKNIKNDSYYKQWKANILNCLGDTFMKLNVKTDESKYLDSAAYYFNKSFLVTKSFVPLHKDSEIFYSLRKTRVLIAKKNYQEALTEINNYSKVSNGYRYKHREYFQKSVCYHNLKIADSAIFYAKKLINDQNEKCRRSKLITVSTILSNQYNKLNKIDSAYKYSQLTLNQYNLARADKEKTFNSLYKNDYNKAQQLNTQIKQRESNKYKKLIIYFISLLIILFVLLFIFLKKEKKQKEELLSKIKDKKLNEAEKKEYNIDQVLETKIINKVKEINKDLSFLKSDFSISTIADSLKTNTTYISFVFNKHNKESFSQYYTKRKIEYIIDQLKTNPTYRKYSIQALAEEIGYTNASAFTRAFKKQIGVTPSIFLKSLDN; encoded by the coding sequence ATGATTTTCTATAGAAATACAAATATCGACAGCTCTTTTTTTTACAGTAAAAAACTTAGTAGATCAAATGATTTATGTTATAAAATAAAAGCAATTTCAGGAAGATTTTACGGCCTGTATAGGTTAAAAAAATACAATGAATCTGAAAAATTAGTTAAACAAGTAATTACTACAATCGACTCTTTAAATAAAAAAACTATTTGTTTTATTGATTTAAAAAAATCTGCTTTAAACAGGTTGTTCTGGATTAAAGGAAACCAAGAAAAGTATGATGATGCTTATAAAATTCTTATAAAATTTGAAGACTTAATATTAAATTACCCTCTTAAAAACAAAAAAAATATTAGAGATAATTTGGGTTTAATTTTAAACAAAGCAACTATTAAAAATAAACTTAACTTACCTGAAGATGCTCTAAAAGTGTTACGTAACACATATTCTAAAATTAACACACCTATTACAAAGAATATAAAAAATGATTCTTACTACAAGCAATGGAAAGCCAACATTTTAAATTGCTTAGGAGATACGTTTATGAAATTAAATGTTAAAACGGATGAATCTAAATATCTTGATTCTGCTGCTTATTATTTTAACAAATCTTTTCTTGTAACAAAATCATTTGTACCTCTACATAAAGATTCTGAAATTTTTTATAGCCTAAGAAAAACCAGAGTTTTAATTGCAAAAAAAAACTATCAAGAAGCGCTTACTGAAATTAATAATTATTCAAAAGTAAGCAACGGGTATAGATATAAGCATAGAGAATATTTTCAAAAATCAGTATGTTATCATAACCTTAAAATAGCAGATTCAGCTATTTTTTATGCAAAAAAATTAATTAATGATCAAAATGAAAAATGCAGGAGAAGTAAACTAATTACTGTATCTACTATTTTATCAAATCAATACAATAAGTTAAATAAAATAGATAGTGCATATAAATATTCTCAACTTACTTTAAACCAATATAATTTAGCTAGAGCTGATAAGGAAAAAACATTCAATTCTTTATATAAAAATGATTACAATAAAGCACAGCAATTAAATACCCAGATAAAACAAAGAGAATCTAACAAGTACAAAAAACTAATAATTTATTTTATTAGTCTGCTAATTATCCTCTTTGTTCTTCTTTTTATTTTTTTAAAAAAGGAAAAAAAGCAAAAAGAAGAACTCTTATCTAAAATTAAAGATAAAAAACTTAATGAAGCAGAGAAAAAAGAATATAATATTGATCAAGTTTTAGAAACTAAAATTATTAATAAGGTTAAAGAAATAAACAAAGATTTGTCTTTTTTAAAATCAGATTTTTCAATATCAACTATTGCTGATAGTTTAAAAACAAACACTACCTATATCTCTTTTGTTTTTAATAAACACAACAAAGAATCTTTTTCTCAATATTACACCAAACGTAAAATCGAATATATTATTGATCAATTAAAAACCAATCCTACCTATAGAAAATACTCTATTCAAGCTTTAGCTGAAGAAATTGGTTATACGAATGCCTCAGCTTTTACTAGGGCTTTTAAAAAACAAATTGGTGTAACTCCTTCAATATTTCTTAAAAGCCTAGATAACTAA
- a CDS encoding methyltransferase yields the protein MYNKLPIKRYKHTIEFLQKNIPAPAVILDLGVRNPFTEIMEKHGYTVYNTNGEDLDLMPELVKKYKVDVVTAFEIFEHLLAPFNVLKAIEATEIITTVPLSLWFKSAYRSKTDMWDRHYHEFEDWQYDWLLEKSGWEIKDTEKWTSPINQIGFRPILRRYTPRYYAVYAKKK from the coding sequence ATGTATAATAAACTTCCAATAAAAAGATATAAGCATACTATTGAGTTTTTGCAAAAAAATATTCCAGCTCCGGCAGTAATTTTAGATTTAGGCGTTAGAAACCCTTTTACTGAAATTATGGAAAAACATGGTTATACTGTTTATAACACAAACGGTGAGGATTTAGATTTAATGCCTGAATTAGTGAAAAAATATAAGGTAGATGTGGTAACAGCTTTTGAAATTTTTGAACATTTATTAGCTCCTTTTAATGTGTTAAAAGCAATTGAAGCGACTGAAATTATAACTACAGTTCCATTAAGTTTATGGTTTAAAAGCGCCTATAGAAGTAAGACAGATATGTGGGATAGACATTATCATGAGTTTGAAGATTGGCAGTATGATTGGCTATTAGAAAAGTCTGGATGGGAAATTAAAGATACAGAAAAATGGACAAGTCCAATTAATCAAATAGGTTTTCGACCTATTTTAAGAAGATACACTCCTAGGTATTACGCAGTTTACGCAAAAAAGAAATAG